The Rhodopirellula halodulae genome includes the window AACCGTTGCGATTGGTGGGACCGAACATTTGTTGGCTTTGCGCATGGCGCTGCGTTTGGCTCCGGACGTGATCTTCTTTCTAACCGACGCTTCGATTCAAACGATGTCGGCCGATGAAATGGCGGATGTTCGACGCCGCGCCGAAGAAACTGGCACGGTGATCCACGCGATCCAGTTCGGAACGGGAGCTGAACCGGCCAACTCATTCATGAAAGAGATCGCACGGCAGAATGGTGGTGGTTATCGGTACTTGGACGTTGTGTCAGGCCGATAATGCTCGTTGCGAGCGAAGCAGCTCATCGCCAATTGGGACGGATTTCACCGGCGCCCGCTTCTTCAGCTTCCAATCGAGCTTTGGGGATCACGCGACGAAACTCCGAAGCGGCCCCGCGAATGGAAGCTCCCATGAGTAGCAATCCGAGTCGGACTTCTTCGCGTTTTCTCAGGGGAGCTTCGACGACACCCGGAGCCAGCGACTTCGCTTTGCCTCGCAGGAAGACCGTGACGTTGTTCAGGGCGTCGCCCAGCCGTTCCCCCGCATCGCCACCGACGACGATCGTGCCGCCCAAGGCGCCCGCGCCCGTGTCGTCACCGACGTTGCCTCGGACAAAGATACTGCCACCACGCATCGCCGCCCCGACTCGGTCACCCGCCGAACCGTAGACGGCCAGGGTGCCTCCGGTCATCGCGGTTCCCAATCCGCAACCCGCGTTGCCCGTGATCAGAACGACGCCTCGGTGCATGCCTTCGCCTGCGCCATGCCCGACGTTTCCGTCCAAGCGGAACTCAGCGTCACGGCAAAAGGCAAAGGCGTAGTCACCCAGGTCGCCGGTGCACTGAAAACGCAGAGGAAACGCACATCGCATCAATGCGGAGTTTTGCCCCGCCAGGCCTTTCAATTCGACCAAAGGCGGCGGTGCATCTTCATCAACCGAGCATGGGATTTCTTTCAGAGCGGCGTGCAGTTCCGCGTCCGACAGGTTGGTGATGTCGAGCTTGTGGTCGGGCGTTGTGGCTTCCTTCGTCACGTTCCGTTCACCATGGGATCAGAGTGAGGTTTGGGCTAACCGACAGATCGGTTCCCATCCAACGCGATTGCTCGCACGATTTGTTGTAGTCGGTCAGCCGCTTGGCCGCACACATCCAGGACTTCTTTATGATCGGCGGTTGCCGGTGCGTCCGGGAGAGCCAAATTGGTGACGACGGCAATGCCCAAAGTCCGAACACCCTTTGAAGCGGCCAGCAGCAGTTCGGGCACTGTGCTCATGCCGACCAAGTCCGCTCCCAAGCGTCGCATCATGCGGCATTCCGCTCGGGTTTCGTAATTCGGCCCCGTCACGGCCAAGTACATTCCGCGGTGCAGATCAAAGCTATTTTGCCTGGCAGTCTCTTTCGCGATGCGGTGGAGTTCCACATCACAAGTTTGCAACGAACGCCGAAAAGTTGGTACGCCAGCGCCAGTCAAGTCGGGCTGAGGCAACGCACCCAACTTGCCATGCAGCCAGCTGCTGTGATCGGACAATATCACCAGGTCGCCGACGCTGTAGCTAGGATTCAGTCCGCCTGCGGCACAGCTCACCAGCAGTCGATCCACCCCGACGCCGGCCATCAATGCGACGGGACGAGTCACGTCCGCAATCGCGTGACCCTCGTACGTGTGTAGTCGGCCGGCCATTGCCACGATGGGGCGTGACTCCAAAAAACCCACCAAAAATTCGCCGCGGTGTCCGGCCGCGGTTGAACCTGCCAGGCCCGGGATCTCTCTGTATGAGACGGTGACGGGGGATTCAATTGAGTCCGCCAACCCGCCCAAACCGCTGCCTAGAATCACTCCCAAAGGACGTGACGAAAAATCGTCGAGGATGGGGGCTCGCTTGCGAAGTTCCGCAATTTGGACTGATAGAAGCTCGTCGTTGTGGTTCGACGCACGATCGCCCGCGAAATCATCCGTCGACTCTTCGGCGGAGGAGGGTGCATTCGGCGTGGGATTCGAAGCGGCGAACGAGCGTGGCGAGGTGGTCAAAATCAGTTCGCAAATCGAAGTTCAGGGGGGATTGGTCAGCAAAGATTGCGCCCGATTGGTTTTGGGGTTCCCGATCCGGGCCACCTTTGCGATATTTCCGATCGAAATCTTGGCGTGTTTCGAAACGGATGTCCGGGCGAATCCCGGTTCTGCCAGTCTACACCCCCCAACAATTTTTGACGATTCGTCGGCCACCCTCCTGACCTCCCGGTATTTCTGCGACATCCATGTCAGAGGTGTCGACGGGCGCGTTCGGAAACGCCGCATTGGTCGAGCTTAGGTGAAGTATTATGAATTTGGAGAAAGTCAGAAACATTGGTATCAGTGCCCACATTGACTCGGGCAAGACCACTCTGAGCGAACGCATCCTGTATTACACCGGTCGAATTCACAAGATCGAAGACGTGCGGGGCGGCGGTGACGGCGCGACCATGGACCACATGGAACTGGAAAAAGAGCGTGGAATCACGATCACCAGTGCGGCGACCAGTGTTCAATATGACGGTCACCACATCAACTTGATCGACACCCCCGGCCACGTTGACTTCACCGTTGAAGTGGAACGTTCGCTGCGCGTCTTGGACGGTGCGGTTTTGGTGTTGTGCTCCGTTGGTGGTGTGCAATCGCAGTCGATCACGGTCGACCGCCAAATGAAGCGTTATCAAATTCCTCGCTTGGCGTTCATCAACAAGATGGACCGTACCGGTGCGAACCCACGTCGCGTGGTGGAGCAGCTGCGCGAGAAGTTGGGTGCGGACGCGTTCTTGGCTCAGATTCCAATCGGTGCCGAAGAGAACTTCCGCGGCGTGGTCGATCTGATCGAAATGGAAGCCTACACCTTCGAAGGCGACCAAGGCGAAAAGGTCGTCACCAGCGAAATCCCTGCCGACTTGAAAGACGAAGCCGAAGAAGCTCGCGTTGCCATGTTGGATTCGTTGTCC containing:
- a CDS encoding tributyrin esterase; translated protein: MTKEATTPDHKLDITNLSDAELHAALKEIPCSVDEDAPPPLVELKGLAGQNSALMRCAFPLRFQCTGDLGDYAFAFCRDAEFRLDGNVGHGAGEGMHRGVVLITGNAGCGLGTAMTGGTLAVYGSAGDRVGAAMRGGSIFVRGNVGDDTGAGALGGTIVVGGDAGERLGDALNNVTVFLRGKAKSLAPGVVEAPLRKREEVRLGLLLMGASIRGAASEFRRVIPKARLEAEEAGAGEIRPNWR
- a CDS encoding purine-nucleoside phosphorylase translates to MTTSPRSFAASNPTPNAPSSAEESTDDFAGDRASNHNDELLSVQIAELRKRAPILDDFSSRPLGVILGSGLGGLADSIESPVTVSYREIPGLAGSTAAGHRGEFLVGFLESRPIVAMAGRLHTYEGHAIADVTRPVALMAGVGVDRLLVSCAAGGLNPSYSVGDLVILSDHSSWLHGKLGALPQPDLTGAGVPTFRRSLQTCDVELHRIAKETARQNSFDLHRGMYLAVTGPNYETRAECRMMRRLGADLVGMSTVPELLLAASKGVRTLGIAVVTNLALPDAPATADHKEVLDVCGQAADRLQQIVRAIALDGNRSVG